The sequence below is a genomic window from Nicotiana tomentosiformis chromosome 6, ASM39032v3, whole genome shotgun sequence.
GTGTAAGGTAAGAATCTCCTTCTTCTACACGTCTTTGCGCATATCTAAGTCTTGGTTAAGTTGTTGAAGTAAGAACTTGCGAAATCGACTATCGAAAGTCATATATAGCTTGTTGTATTTGCTGGACTGCTTTGGAGTTGCTTTTATGTTGTCTTATAGCTGGGAATCATGAAGTAAGACTTAAGTATGTTGTTAACGTTGTTGCTATGTACCTTGATAGAAAGAAGGGTTTAAAGTGTAGCTTTACTAGTTGTAACCCGAGCTTGTCGCTCGACGTATCGTTTGTGTTGATTGAAGAGCTAAATGTGTAGTTGCTGGTTGttgtgattgttgttgttattgggaATCTGAGGTTGTAAAAGAAACatggagatgctgcccgttttgtTAAAGGATAAGCTTGCCGTTCGATATATAATAGTTGTATCATTCGTAGCTTGACGATAGCGTCTATCATTGATTGTAGATTGAGGTGTTGCTCAAGTTAAGCTTATTGAGTTGTTGAGCAGTTGACGAAAGGTATGTAAAGGCCATTTCTCTTCTTTCGATGGCATGAACCCATAGTTAAGTAAGTTCCGAACATAGTATACCCAAGAAAAGTCATTCGTAAAGATCTCATGTTGTGTTATTCCATCTTGCTCGTGACGTAGATATCCCTTGTTGGGAATTCCTATTCAGTTTAGCATCATTCCATGTCTAGTTGAGAAATAGAGAGTATACATGTGTCATTTATCGTTTACTATACGCCTACGGGGCTAGATAGATGCGCACCATGCCTTTGGGGCTAGACAGATACCTTCGGGGCTATACAGTTGCCTATGGGGCTATACATATACACATTGAGCCCTATATGAGGCCGGATAGTTTATTTCGGTACTACTTATATGATATGAGCCAAAGATAGGTAAGAATGCTTCCAGATTATCATTGAATCCTTAGATTACATTCAGTATATCATGTATGTCaattcagtttcagtttcagtttcagttATTCAGTTTCCTTACatgctcggtacattatttcgtactgacgccccttttgcggggcgctgcatttcatggcTGCACGTCCTAATAGTCAGAGAGATAGGCCTCAGCAGTAGGCATGCTAGTATACagcttgattggtaagctccacatcATCTGGAGTTACCAGGTTTAGCGTTTTGTTGTATATTCAGACAGTATGGGTCAGCATGGtgaccttgtcggcctatatatgtgtatatatatattttttggatttCTTTCCATTCAGTTAGTAGTTGTTCATTCCTCAAATTTTCATAAGTTATGGCCTTGCTGGCATAAGATATTGCAGAAAGGTATTCAGttggccttgtcggcctaagCAGTCATATATGTTCAGATAACACAAGTTTCTGTTGGTACGCTCGGCCAAGTAAGGCGCCAGGTGCCAGTCTCGCCTTCCTGGATTTGGGACGTGACAATACTTTTCTATATTTCGAATCAATAACaactttaaacttctcattttacacttaatgagatgatttttagtgttgtgaagagcgtgaagcaAGGAAAAGCGACAAGTCCCTTTTCGCTTAAAGCgtgaagcgagaagcgaagcgctcgcttttttgaagtgaagcggaattttaaaaaaaaaatattaaaataaatactgAAGGAAAAGAAGAACCGAAGGAAATTGGCACTAAGTAAGTAGGAAAAAAATTGGGCAACATTTCGCTACAATTTAAGACTGAAAAAgtgaaagaaaaataagaagaagagaatgagaaaaagAACGGAAGGAAAAAAGAAATTGGCAGCATTTCGCTACTATTTTGAGACTAaaacagtgaaagaaaaagaaaaaggacgaggaagaaatcacatacctgggcttgaacttgaacttgaaaagtGCAGAAAATGGGAACCCTAATCGCCTGTTTTTCTCTGCTGCTCGATGATGTTTTGAAAAAAgagagttttttttatttttaacgtTGGCAGCCACTTAATATACCGAAGGGCAGAAGCACACGCTTTATATCACCTGCTACGCTTCACAACACAGAAGCGACCAACTGCCCGCTTCGCTTCGCGCTTTAAGTGCTGAAGCGGGCGCTTTTCACAACACTGTGATTTATAGCCAAAGAAATATCTATGGAATGTTTTAAACcaaaagtttcaaaagtctttctttcttaaactttgtCTCCAGTCAAGCACCTTCACATAAATTGGACGGAGCGAGTATCAGTTTCAAGGAAACAATGACCTCTGGGAGTAGCACTAAATGCAAAAGAAGATTAGGTAACATTGCATTCCAAGTCTTAGGGGTTCAAAGAAATGTTAGGATGACACGTAAGAAGAAAGCTAAGTACCACAGATGACAAACCCAACTTCTAAATCTCAATTACAGATTAGGATACAAATCAAGGAATCTATCACCAATGTGCAAATATAGCACATGACAAAATCAACCGATCAACAATAGCATTCTGCCAGCTTCACCAACTTACATGATGTAAACAGTACCATTTCTATCTGACTACAGCTGAATTTTTCTGACCAATGTATTACTTCATCTTTCTATCAAATTTTTGTTGTTTTGGCAAAATCAGCTTCATCAAAAAGATAACTGAAGTACGTGACCCATCCACACACAGATTAGTGAAGCCCTAAGATTGGAGGATCCAAATTAAAAGTCCAAATTAAATTGTCACAGGGGGTTTTACTCTGTAGATAGCGCAATCCAATAAAAATTTTAATATGGGGTTCTCTTGATACAGGACACAAAAGCAAAATAATTGAGTATCTACAGAACTCCGAGAAGCATCACACATGATATGGGAATTGCAGAGCAGCTGAAACATACATGCTTTCAGGGTCTGTATAGCTATCCTTGTCAAGTATCTTTACCGAAACTTTCGTTCCATTCCATTTGGCAATTTGATATGAACCCTGTAAAaacttaaaaaaagaaaatttagaaAACTTGTTGAGAACAGATTCAAAACTTATCCAGCCAAAAGCATGGCATGAAACGAAAGTGGGCCTTGTATCTCACGGCTTCACTCAAGAAGCAAAGAAAGATAAAAAAATGGTTAAAGAATCTAATGGATTCAGGCTTCCTTTAATTTTAGATGGAAGGTAACTTTCACAATTTAAGGCCTAACTGTGCCTTCATCAACCGTAGCATTATTGAAACATCACAATGCTGATTAACAAAACAAAGAGCTTGCCTTTGAGATTCCATCACTTATGCGGATTTGAAGTTCCAGAGGGTTTAGTTCATATTCTGGAACTTCTCGAGGATTTGCTACAGCCATTGGCGTCTTTCTGATTTTCTAGCAACATAACACACGCTTCTATGAGTGCCAAAACATAAGGAACCTCAATCTGATTAGGAAACTTAGCCCACTTACTGGCGCTTTGGCTCCACGGGCCTTCAAAATGTTGTAAATTTCAGCATTTCCATAGTATTTGGCATCAGCTACTGCCTGTCACAGCCAGTTATAACAGTCAATTTGGGTAATAAGGGATAAAGCAACAAGATTTACATTTAGATTTATAGTACTACTAAACCCAAACTCATAAATTGCTTGATTGTTATAAAATATGAGCCTTTATGGGTTGGTTGCTTGTCCTTATTTTATCAAAGCATTTTGCATATTTATAGGACCTAAATACGATTATTCGGAGACAAAAAGCTTGTACAGATCTTGTTCATCATACGTCAATACTTTCTCAAAGTAGAGAATCTCCACCTGCTAATGCCTATACCATTGCATTGTATTTGTCAGACCACAAACAGCAAAATATTTGGATATAACACAAGGAAGGAGGAAGAAGAAAGCCAAAGGATCCCCATAGTTTGTTTAAATTAAAGGATTCCTACTGCAATTTACCAAACAACAACAAGAAAATAATCCCCAAAGGAGTAAAAATAACAAGATTTATACCGTGCTACCCCAGCGATCACGGCCATCCATATTAGCCTTCCTACTCAACAGAAGCTTGACAACTTCCACATGGCCTTCACAGGCAGCAATGTGAAGAGCAGTCCTCCCATCCAAATCGATGCTGTTCACATCAATGCCTTCATCCAACAAGTCCTGAACTCCCTTCACATCCCCTTTACACGCCATGAATAACAGCTGCATCGTCGAATCGAGATTGTCTGGCACACTCAGCTCGCCATTTTCATTCGAACAACTCCTTCGAATCGGATCAAGCGACGACTGCCTGCCGAAACTGAACCTCAAATTATTCCTCCTTGGATCGAATGAATTCTGCCTCTTGAAACTGAATTTTCCGCTCTTCCTAAAGGATCCTGTTGAGAATTGCCTCAATATCCCTCTCTTTAACTGCGCTGCCACCTCCATTTTTAACCTAGAGAATAGTTTGATTTGATCAATTATGACTACTCCATGGCTGAAAAACAGCAATTCCACTATAGCAGATGTACACAGAGAAAATATAAAATTAGAGATCCCGTTCTAATTTACCCAGAAAATAACACATGCTTGATCCGATGAAGAATTAAGGATGCAAAAATATTTTTACacataaaagaaagaagaagaaaaagaagaagaagaaaaaaatatgaaaatgggtatTTCTACATGGGTGAGCTGATGAAGGATCAAGAAAGGTAAAAGCGGAGTTGGGGGGTTGTTTAGAATGTGGAATTTGATCGAGAGCTAGAGAACAGCTCTCGTAGGGGAGAGGTTGAAAGGGAATAATTTTTTGGTGAAAATTGGAGTTGCGAGAAAAAATAAAGGACTAGAAGAGCTGGAAATTGAGAGTTGAAAATGAAGATTGAATTTGACACACAGTGGAGGAAAAGGGATGAAATGGAGTCAACATTGAAGTCTTTTGTATATCCACACGATTTAACAGGAGAAGGCGTTATTCTTGCAAGTGGAAACTTCCAAGTGGCTTTGCCCCACGAGAATTGAAGCCCCAATTGTACCATTAGTAATTTTTCTCACCCGATTGGACCAAGTACTAGTACTTTGCACTAACGTGAACAACTAGGAAAAGTTTGTGTAATATTAGTAATTAGTCACTTTTAATCTCTGcttaaaaatttataaaactTTAGCCACTCCATTTAACCGCGGGTATATTTTTGACAAAAGTACCCCCAACacactaaataacttcaacaatCGCTATTGGATTTCAAACATTCTACAAATGGAactctagcataatatactagagttcgaAAAACTCTCTACATGTGAAATTTAAAATACATGATATTGGACTTCAGAGCTTTTAAAGAAAAAATTTCAGCACATTGTACTGAAATTCAAACCTTTATAAGTTCAAACCCCAGCAATGGTACCTTATTTTGAGTTCTAGGATACAATCATGGAGTTCTAACTTCTACTAATTAAAGCTTCATGATATTTTCCTTGAGTTCAAAAGAGGTACCATAGGTGAAATGTCCTTTTATGTTCAAACCCCAATAATAATTACTATGATTTTTTCAAAACTTTATAGGTTCAATCCCAGGTAACGATTACTGGAGTTCTGATCATCCCCAACTCtaatcctaaaaaggataagcggtcgctgcaaatataacctAGCTTATGAGTCCAGTATCGAATCACATAAAGAACATAGCCTTTGCTATAGCTATTTAATATCACTAAGAAaataagttcaaataattttcGAGTGATAAAGATTAAGATTTTTGTTTTAAACTACTTAACTAAAAAAATACTAAAGTAATAAGATTATCAACTAAAGAGAAATATGTGAATTGAAGAGAAAAAAAGCCTAGGATTATTATTTCCGCATTTATCAAGATGAATGCTTAACGTGTTCAATATAATCACGCCGATTTATTCTCCATTGATCGTGAGTTCTCCTGTTACCacaattatctctcgatcaaaAGCAGTAATTTTCTAGAATTATTCTCTCGAACTAACCCTAGTTAGCAATTCAAGCGACTCACAAAGATCGTgacaaagcttcgttatctctaatcccacttttaaatccaagtaattaatctcttaacatACTCAGAAGTGACATTGTTCAACAACAACCTAATCAGGTATTCTTTTTCAAGCAACACATGATAAATAGGCATGGTTAATCGATGGCCTTCAATTAACAACAAGAaaaacgtagttgaacaaatagattaTAAAAACAACTAATTATAAATAAGCATGGTCAATAATTCACCCAATAATTGATTCCATCAAAACCATAGAAGaaaggtttagctactcatactattACTCAAAAACACACAAACCATTGTGAGATTAAAATCCatataaataaaaatagaaaaatagagaaaaactCTTCGATTCGTCTTGTGGAATGGACTTGAGGATCTTCCGAGCTCAATTTTACTTCAACAATGGTGTTCATTGCCTTCTCAAGCCAAGAATGCGGCTGAAATAAGAGTTAAAAGCTTTTATATCACGTCCCTAAGCCAAATGACTAAGTTGCCCCTCAAGATAAAACGCATGTAAATTTGCCCTTGTGCTATAGTTGTACTTCGCACAAGGTCTAGTTGAGTTTTTCAGATTTTCCTGTGCTTTTCGAAGTTACTTCACTACCTGAGTCCGATTTTTCTTTTCTTCAGAAATTGCCTTTTAGCTTCATTAATGCTCAAATCACCTCTAATCTTCACTCTTTGCTTCCTACATAATAAACTTCAATAATTAAGCTCAAATGGTCATCTTTCAACCTTTAAAACACCTAAACACACACCAAAGTACGGGTAAAACATATTCGATTACATTGTAAATCTCGCATATTATCAAGTTCAAACCTATATATGTTCAAACCCCGATAACGATTACTAGAGTTTGAATCTTTTCTCATTATTTCAGATACTTTATTTTAAATTCCAAGAATCGTTCTTGTACTTTATACTAGCAAAAGCTCAAAATTCATGAATTATTCTTGGGGTTTCGAACTCCGGTATCAATTGCTGGAGTTTTGTTTCGTGTTTTAGTTGGGGgcaaaaatattaatttattcaGACTAGTGGCTACTTCACCAATGCATTTGAAAAGGCGACCAAACTCTAATAGTGTGGCCAAAAAGTGGCTACGCCAACCAATTTTTACGAAAAGTTTGCAGTAAAGGTGGCTAACGGGCCGAGCTGGCCCGAAAATGCCCCAGACCGCACCGACATCCATCCGGACTGGACCAACCCGGTAATAGGGGTGGGTCTGGTAAATGTTGAGATAAATCGGTCTATCCCGGTTCGTTTTTGGCAACGGGTGATCGGGGATCGGTTGAACCTGGTAATGTTGTGCCATAGCTTAACCGGTTACCCGAACTGGTTTGGACCAGCACAGACCGATTTAACAACTATTTTTTATTCTATTTTTAATGAAGTTGACCGTTGGCAATGGTCAAAATTGGAGCTGACCGTTACCCACCAGCTGGAACTGCACAAATAGCCTTTTTGACCCTTTTTATTTAAAAACTAACCCCCTCCATTGGTTTAAAATTTACCCTTTTTAAAAACTATAGATAGAACCCcctcttctttgttttcttcacaaataacttCCCTCACAATTTTAATTCTCTTTTCCTCTTTCTCTTTTAAATTCCTATCGAAAATCTATTTGCATAATGAATTGTCCTCCTCGTGTGCATGTGCCCCGAAGAAGAACTAAGGCGTGAAATTATTTTGATCAAATAAATCTAGATATAGTTCAATGTAAACTTGGTACTCAGACATAAAAGCATGAGCGCGAGACTAATAGAGAGGGAATGGATACTCTGCTCAGATACTTCTTTAATAGGCACCCACATGTGATAGATGAAGTTAAAGATTGCTAGAAGGTCAGAGAATGAATTGGATTGGAACGAAGAAACAAAGAAAAAGCAGAAGATCGTCTAGAGAATAAATTTGaagtttttctttgttttttattaagtttattaaattagaAATGTCTCATTTGTAAGCTTTGAATGAATTTCACTATTATGAATTGAAGTTTGATTTAGTTGGTGTAAACTTTAAATTTACAAGTTTAAGCATAATAATAAAACTTGCAAATTGTGTTAAAAAAATTCTTGTTTTAGGTACTACTTAATGAAATTTAAGGCTCTTTGAAGTTTTTATCCAAATATTGGTCTTAGTGTCTTACTTCATAATAgttaatataaattaaaatttttgttTAAGACTTTAAGTTTTTAATACTTTAATATTTCAAAGTTGATGTTTAATTTGTTTATTTATAAGTTAGAAGTTTCATAATATTAGAATaaaaattacattatattatattGTCAGGATTCAAAATTCCACCAATGGTCGTGATGGAGCCAATACTTAATAACAATAATACAATTCAATTATTAATCCATTAAATAATTAAGGATATAAATAACAAGGCGGAATAACTCTTTAACCAATATCAAAATTGCATAATAAAAAATACGACCACAACTGTCTAACAAACGCTCAAAACGAGGTGTCACTATATCATAAACATCTAATATTAGTAAATAGTCTCGATAGAAAATAACATCTGTCTAGAAGGAAAATACATAGATACAGATAGATAAGTCGGGAAGGGAGACTCTATGTGTTGCAAATCGGATCATGTAAAtcagctcaccacaaagtctcctaCAAATACCCTTACTCAGCTAGATGGGTACCACTAGAACCTATCTCAGAACCTGCACAAAAGtatgcagaaatatagtatgagtatcaAATCACGCTACTCAGTAAatatcaagtctagcctcgaagaagCAGTAACGAGAGATCGACACTGACAATTACTAACAACAGAATAAATAAGTGAGGACATAAATGGAATATGTGATAAGGCATTATATCATCAAACAAGTCCAAAAGTGGAAAACACAGTAAAAGTGAAATTTAGTTATGTTTTTCAGACAAagagataaaataaaatattagttatcttaattatttttaaaattatgataTGAGTCAATCaacattcatatatatatatatatatatatatatatatatatatatatatatatatatatatatatctaagaGCCATAGCATGAGTCTAGGCTACCAATGCATGCTCATGATCCAATACCGAAATCTCGCTGCATAAATTCATATATACGACACTGGCCAAGTGTCCAAACTAGCACCAATCTGGGTGCTTGTGCTCACatggcccaaagtaacatggtcAATCACCTGACTCCAGGTGTATGGATCCATATTCAAGCATTGTTGTAGCATACAACTCGATCCACTAATAATATTGTTGCGACGTGTAACATGATCCACTCATATTATCGTTGCAGTGTGCAACTTGATCCAATCTCAATATCATCAATAATTAATATCCGCTCACAATGTCCTTGGTGCCAAAATTCTCAACTTTTCATAAAATATCCAACTCTCTAACTCATGCTTATGTGAATGAAATGATATAATTAAGAAGCACCAGACATAACAATAGAGATACGGATAAAAGCTCATATGGCTAAACAGCGGCTATGGCTAATCATATAATTCAATTTTATCTCAACAGTTcaataagtaattttttttatattcaaAAGTCTTTTCATAATATTCAACATGAataaattaaagcatgtaaccaCCAATCATGAATCAAATAAGACAAGTATATGACTACGGTTTAACAAGAAGTCTCAATATGAAAAAATAATCTTTTAGGACTAATTTAATAAGTAATAACCCTAAGCATACTTCTAAGACATAATTACGAGTATTCACGTAGTTATAGAATCAATGAAATATGGATAATAAGTTCACATAATTCAAACAAGGCATAATCATAAGCCAAACTCTACCGGACATGGTCATAACCTAGATATGCATATACgttcgtcaccttgcatatacgtgaCTCCTAAATCAAGTAACAAGTAAAAAATAGATCACCTATGCGGGGAATTttctcttacaaggatagacaaaAAACTTACCCCCTTCCGACAAGCTTTAATCAATAAGAACCATCTTTTATTTCAAATCCAAcaccaaacgactcgaatctagtacaatattactcaaatgAGTCAATACAAGCTTTCGAAATTGATTTCATATCAacaagattcaatctttaacccAAATCAAAAGGTCAACCAAAAGTACCTCGGTCCCGGGCATGAAATTCGAAATTGACATAGATATTGTTCACCCATAACCCCACGATTTCATATGTTTGACCATAATTTGACTTTGAGGCAATCGGGTTTTGATTATTATTTCGGAACTTGGAATAGATCTATTttttcatttgaaacttgtgtaaGTTTTGGTCTCATTCCGATTTGGTTTAGTAGTAATCAGCCGCTTGGTCGGTAATCGTTGATATACATGTTTTGCTACTTTGTGCGAAAGATTATGGAAGTATCTCCCATGGGGTAATTGTTTATGTATGACGTATCCGTCATTTAAGTGAGAGAGTAAGAGAtcatgtatggtgattttggtactCTCGCACTTTGGAGATTTTATTTTTGAGAGGCAGACTATCCCTCTACTTGTGGAGTGTGGTAGTGTGTTTATGATTTGATAGTTGATTGTATGTGTCATAGATAGGGCCACTATGGACTTTTTTAAGGCCATGGAGCTATTTTGGAATGATGTGAATCGGTTTGGAGACCcatggtaggcctaatgagaatgggTTTTCTATTCTGAATTGGATTCGCTTATTTAGCACAACATTTTCTATGGGTGTGTCATCGGgcggaatggatgttattcatgCCTTGATCTATTTCATGTGTTACTTTCTTATACTATGATGGGTTGTGATACTACTTGATTATTTACACATATGGCATATTGAGTGAGATGGCTCATgagatgttgatttgcttattgcaccttagtcgtgcttgtcCTTTTCCGTAGATCATTATGCTATTTGTCTCCCCATTGTTATTTTATGCACTTTACGTGCTTTTtcttgatatacatgtgcttagTGGGTACAAGAATGATGGCTCAATGGTTACCCCCACGTGGATTGATATgcatggattgggttgcacgccgcaagggTATTATGTGTGGATTTGGTTAAACGCCACAACAGGGTTATGTT
It includes:
- the LOC104118705 gene encoding integrin-linked protein kinase 1-like isoform X2, with the protein product MCKNIFASLILHRIKHVLFSGLKMEVAAQLKRGILRQFSTGSFRKSGKFSFKRQNSFDPRRNNLRFSFGRQSSLDPIRRSCSNENGELSVPDNLDSTMQLLFMACKGDVKGVQDLLDEGIDVNSIDLDGRTALHIAACEGHVEVVKLLLSRKANMDGRDRWGSTAVADAKYYGNAEIYNILKARGAKAPKIRKTPMAVANPREVPEYELNPLELQIRISDGISKGSYQIAKWNGTKVSVKILDKDSYTDPESMYVSAALQFPYHV
- the LOC104118705 gene encoding integrin-linked protein kinase 1-like isoform X1, whose protein sequence is MEVAAQLKRGILRQFSTGSFRKSGKFSFKRQNSFDPRRNNLRFSFGRQSSLDPIRRSCSNENGELSVPDNLDSTMQLLFMACKGDVKGVQDLLDEGIDVNSIDLDGRTALHIAACEGHVEVVKLLLSRKANMDGRDRWGSTAVADAKYYGNAEIYNILKARGAKAPKIRKTPMAVANPREVPEYELNPLELQIRISDGISKGSYQIAKWNGTKVSVKILDKDSYTDPESMYVSAALQFPYHV